The genomic DNA ttacttttatttaatgatgcaaagaaatattattttcttaatgttgatgaaattatttcaaagaaaatgaatacttagtattttaatttttgttaattttcatactaaatgaaatatgtaaaaaaatctattatcaaaattttatatttaaaaaaaatattgcatctttacatttcatgttttatttatgGTTTTTCCAATatcaataaatcatttttaatttatattgtgttttaatataatataatatataatatatatataatataatatatataatataatatataatataataatacaaattaatataattttaaagttagaTTCTAAAtacgtaattaataaattaaatttttataaaattaatatcatttctttaatttactttCGATTTTGACATAAATAaacatgttttattaaaacatcaatggaatttaatatattcaatggcggatattgattgataaatacaaataaaataaatatttgataaatacattaaaatccAAAATAGTTGTAAGTAGTtgtaagtaatattataatatttatattaaatattaaatatttatattaaatgcgaaagaaaaatcagatatttagaaaattctttcatattttttagagaAGTTCATGATACAATTATGAATTTGTCAACtgtcaaaatataattctatggCGTTGACAACCTTATGCATCTTAACCTatctttttaatgtttaaattgtGTAATCTTGATTTACGcttgctatttttattattctataaataatatagaaagctATATAATCTAtaccttttattaaataagattaaattatttcgattacaatataaaaaaagttatcttTTGTAatgtttctaatttaataaaagataaaagctaaatgataaatataattattttgagtaatttattaacattatgagtaatttaacaaataaattacgggtaagaaataatcattatataaatataaataaaaatgtttcttaaaatactatatattcatactatatattagataCTTGCAATTCATGGATATGCTCAATcagatgatatttttaaaacaaaattaggGTCTTTACGAAAaggatttaaaagagaaattgatttcatatttttaaaggcACCACATAAAGTTCCaatgaaaagtaattttgatattgatgATGTTGAAGAAggtatttcacaaattttatatttgattaaataaataaataaaatttatatatgtatattatatattatataattaatcattaataattatatttttaatttataaataatttaatattaaaataataaaatgaaaataaatgttataactATTAGCATATGGATGGTGGTTCAATACAAaagatcatatatttaaagcaATTGTGCCAAGTAACTCAGTTATAGGTTTTGAAGATAGTATAACTGTAATTGAAAAGGTATTTCAAGAATCTGGACCTTTTGATGGCATTTTAGGATTTTCACAAGGTGCAGCATTTGTTGTTATACTTTGTTTTAtgcaacaaaaaaattgtaagtttatggtttatataaaaagaaatcattaaaagaattattaaaagaaatattaattataaaataagatttataatattaaaaataatattcttattagtgttacaaatcaaatttgattttgcaattattatatcgggatttaaatcattatgtgCACCTCatgcaatatattatgatGGAAAAATAGACATACCTTCTTTACACATATATGGAAAGACTGATAAAGTTATACCAACAGGTAAGattgttgatttttaaattaataatataaataattattacattctttAACAGAAATGGCAGAAGAAATTGctgaaatgtttataaataaaataaaaatgacacATGAAGGAGGCCATTATATACCaagtaagaaagaatattataaagaatttattatgaaaatgtttttaaataaaaacaaaaataattagaaatgtttaattattatatatcttatgatatataaaagatatttatattaaaatataaacaatataaatctatataaattgtaaaatataaatacaagtaaaatattagagcgatattagtaaatttatttaaatcaattataagtaaacattgtataatatttactagaaatgaaatttgttaacattttatatttagaattatatatagtagccaagagaatatgaatataataataaattgaaatgattttattcaaaataatctaatatttgcTTACTATttcatatgattaaaaattgcttaattgttttataaaaggcactactaattttaaatgttcagtatttgaaaatttaaattatatattaaaaatgtattgaatagtgccttatttattaatttatttattttgagagAGTATATTAATTGcttaacttaataatattcatacttTCGTACAaactttatgatatatttaagatgaaatgtattttttatgcatAGTAAGTTAAATGCTTATATAGATATCAACTGTCTTGGTTTATATGTTGTAattatccattatttttagtttaaagatatgtaaatttatataaattactattgcaatagtgtatatttataaatgttattagcatccaaattttcttaataatgtcTACACATATTAAccattgtttaataattttaagaatattatattttaatgcatataactcaataattaaattaatttattacagtacagtgatattttaatttttaataatattattagtttagaGGAAAcaattgcattatatttttaatgctttacttatttaatgtgttacattgttatttttgaataatgataCTGCAACATATTTgagagtattttatatattaaatatatgaatacattTAATGTATTCATAATACTGCATAGAagtatatcatttttcaatccataattctatgtaataaatatacatgcaattcatcaaataaataaaataacgaacaCACAAATAaagttaacaaaattttatggtatagcaaaatataattgatagaaatattgtattttataccaaaatgattatttactTGATTTAATGTATCAAATGTaatcaatttgttaaaattacgtacactatttataatgtatcacattttcaaatttctattttgtaattgtaaaacttaattttcaaagtttttacaattaatattttttaattttgcattttaagtaataaattgatgttgctatatatattttacaaaatttgaggcgttttatatttaaagcttaataaaaaaaatttatggaaatttataaactaaaaaaatgaattggaTATGAGTTAAATTATAGGgaaaattacaaaacattGTAAGATAAAATACAAACTACAATCATAATTTACATCTGACTGAGGTATTTGATCTATCTTGGCAATAATAACAAAGTgttgatacatttttataccTATAAAAGATTACAATAAACTTGAATGGTGtactgtattataaattttatattttattatttttttcagtcaAATGGTCAAGTACAAATAATACTTGATCATTACTCacaaaaaacaacaaaaataaaaaaaattaattaaccaaaAAGTTAACAGTAGTCTTACCTACAGAAGTTAAAAAGCCTCAAGACACttttaatattcgtataaaCTTGTATGTACCTAATATTCACATCATGTTTGCTTAAGCTGTTAGcctttttggaaatatttgacaattataaaattgtattgaattCAACACTTTATCATCAGTTGTTTCACAATGTTTCAAGGTGATTGTTCTTGTCCATTAGTTTCTTGAGATTTCATAACATCTGGTAAATCAGGTGGTAATGAAAATGGTGTCATCTCTAAAGGTTCGAATTGACCATTATCTTGACGTATAGCTAATCCTACTAATGCAGGACATTGTGGTTTTGCAGTTGCTGATGTTAATCCATaatcagataaaaatttactatctGACATAAGAACATTATCCTTGTTGAACAGCTGTTGATTCACAggtgatattttcaaaatacctataaaaaaattacattaattctaaattattttaaattaaaatctataaatatatatatctatttagtattcataaattttatgaaaatttaaataaaaaagaagaaaaagtaaaattgaaatttcttttgaaaaatattataatataaaatattataatttatttatttaatataatacatataaattatatattccttaccttctataatttttttaagctcAAGAACTGTAGTATTATCCTTGGCATCAGTAAATATTGTCATATTTTTTCGTCGAATCATTAGAAATACATCCTAAGAAGAAAATCTCGATTACGTTTGAGGTTAtcttatattaagataaatcatataaacactataagaaataattgaatattgacAAGAACTTACCATTATGAATTTACCTATATACTTAAACTGACaagaacaattaatatatagatcTTGTGCAATGCTCCTTTGTTGATTATTGTTTACTTGTAGTTCGTCAGGTTAAAggcaaaaagttaaaataaggTAGACACTCACGgacaatataatcatataaaacacTTCATTTCATTGGTTCTTCTTTCTAAATACAAATTCTGTTTGGAGCATTGTTTGTTTCTTTAACCAATCACAAAttggttttatatttaacatttaactaTGAATCCTTAAATcagagataatatttttaaatacctcttatatacatatgtgtgtTGAtacatcaaattaataaacaaaatataaaaatagtaaaattattatattattacatatatttaaaatgctaaattgaatttatcttgaattatattttaatactataaattataaaacatataaaaagatttataacataacattttaatttctattatacattaaaatttaaaaatttaaaaatacaagtttattaatatgaaattataatttcaatatcaataaatatattgattttattattaaaaatttatagtataatatgt from Apis mellifera strain DH4 linkage group LG4, Amel_HAv3.1, whole genome shotgun sequence includes the following:
- the LOC551511 gene encoding elongin-B: MDVFLMIRRKNMTIFTDAKDNTTVLELKKIIEGILKISPVNQQLFNKDNVLMSDSKFLSDYGLTSATAKPQCPALVGLAIRQDNGQFEPLEMTPFSLPPDLPDVMKSQETNGQEQSP
- the LOC100576898 gene encoding esterase CG5412; the encoded protein is MSNLTNKLRILAIHGYAQSDDIFKTKLGSLRKGFKREIDFIFLKAPHKVPMKSNFDIDDVEEAYGWWFNTKDHIFKAIVPSNSVIGFEDSITVIEKVFQESGPFDGILGFSQGAAFVVILCFMQQKNLLQIKFDFAIIISGFKSLCAPHAIYYDGKIDIPSLHIYGKTDKVIPTEMAEEIAEMFINKIKMTHEGGHYIPSKKEYYKEFIMKMFLNKNKNN